A segment of the Streptomyces sp. Tu 2975 genome:
TCTCCCGCTGAGCTAATCGCGCTCGGACCCTCGCGGATCCAGTGGACGATACTGGGATTGAACCAGTGACCTCTTCCGTGTCAGGGAAGCGCTCTCCCGCTGAGCTAATCGTCCTTGGAGGTGGAGACGGGATTTGAACCCGTGTAGACGGCTTTGCAGGCCGTTGCCTCGCCTCTCGGCCACTCCACCCGGAGTGCAGGGGGTTCGGGAAGATCCCCCACTTTCTCGAGCGGACGACGAGATTCGAACTCGCGACCCTCACCTTGGCAAGGTGATGCTCTACCAACTGAGCCACGTCCGCTTGTCGTTTCCGTTCCGCTTGCGCGTCCCGGCGACGTGTTGAACTCTAGCGGATTCCTGGGCCAGTACAAAAACGCGTTTGTGCAGCTTGCCGCCGTGTGTTCACGTCGCAGCAGCTCACCGGCGGCGCACCGGTGGCTCACCGACGGCTCAGTGGCAGCTCACCGCCACCCCTCGGGCAGCTCACCCCCACCCCTCCGGCGGCTCGCCGGACGGCCCGCGGGCCGGGCCATCCGCACCCCGTCCCCGCCGGTCATACACTCACAGACGTGCACGACCTCGCTCCGCTGGCCCGCTTCGGCCCCCTCGTCGCCACCGACCTCCGGGACGTCACAAGCGACCCCGCGGCCCTCGACTCCACCGGCTTCTGGGCCGTCGCCGCCGACTTCGAGGGCGGTCTGACCTGTGCCCGCTTCGGCGATGTCCGCAGTGAGCCGGTTCCCGAACCCGTCCCGGGCCGCTGGCGGGGGCCGGCCGCGGAGGAGTGGACGTCGTCCCTGGACCGGGCCGCCTACACCGCCGGTGTGCGGCGCATCCGCGAGCACATCGCGGCCGGCGAGGTCTATCAGGCCAATTTGTGCCGGGTCCTGTCGGCGCCGCTGCCCGACCCGGCCGCGGCCGATGTCGACGAGCTGACCGCGCTGCTGGCGCGGGGCAACCCGGCGCCGTACGCAGGAACGATCCGCCTGCCCGCGCACGGCGTGGCGATCGCGACCGCGTCCCCCGAGCTGTATCTGAGCCGCGACGGAGGCACCGTCGAGTCCGGCCCCATCAAGGGCACGGGCAGGACGGCGGACGATCTCCTCGAGAAGGACCACGCGGAGAACGTGATGATCGTGGACCTGGTCCGCAACGATCTGGGCCGGGTCTGCACCACCGGCAGCGTCACCGTGCCCGCGCTCTGCGCGGTCGAGCCGCACCCCGGCCTCGTGCACCTGGTCTCCACCGTCCGCGGAGAGCTCGCCCCCGGAGCGGGCTGGGGCGAGCTGCTCGCGGCGACCTTCCCGCCGGGCTCGGTCACAGGCGCCCCCAAGTCCAGCGCGCTGAAGATCATCGACGCGCTGGAGACCGCCCCGCGCGGCCCGTACTGCGGCGGTGTCGGCTGGGTCGACGCCGACCGGCGCACCGCGCAGCTCGCCGTCGGCATACGGACCTTCTGGATCGACCGCGAGGCGAACGTCCTGCGGTTCGGCACAGGCGCCGGTATCACCTGGGGCTCCGACCCGGAACGGGAATGGGCGGAGACGGAACTGAAGGCATCGCGACTGCTGGCGGTAGCGTCGGGCGCGTACGCGGCAATCGGAAGGACAGCTCGATGAAGGTTTGGGTCAACGGCGCGCTCTCGGAGATCGAGGACGCCCGGGTGTCCGTGCTCGACCACGGAATGACCGTCGGCGACGGTGTCTTCGAGACCGTCAAGGCGGTCCACGGTCAGCCCTTCGCGCTCACCCGCCACCTGGAACGGCTGGCCCGCTCCGCCGACGGCCTGGGGCTGCCGGAACCCGATCTCGACGAGGTCCGGCACGCCTGCGCCGCCGTACTCACCGCGAACCCGATGGCGCTCGGCCGGCTGCGCATCACCTACACCGGCGGACTGTCGCCGCTCGGCTCCGACCGGGGGACCGACGGTCCGACGCTGGTCGTCGCGCTCGGCTCGACCACCCGTCGCCCCGACACCACATCGGTGATCACCGTCCCCTGGACCCGCAACGAACGCGGCGCGCTGACCGGGCTGAAGACCACCTCGTACGCCGAGAACGTCATCGCGCTCGCCAGGGCTCACCAGCAGGGCGCCTCCGAGGCCCTGTTCGCGAACACCGTCGGACGGCTCTGCGAAGGCACCGGCTCGAACGTCTTCGTCGTCCTCGACGGTGAGCTGCACACCCCGCCCGTCTCCTCCGGCTGCCTGGCGGGCATCACCCGCGCCCTGACCGTCGAGTGGACGGGTGCCAAGGAGACTGACCTGCCCATGGACGTCCTCGACAGCGCGGAGGAGATCTTCCTGACCTCCACGCTCCGCGACGTCCAGTCGGTCGCACGCGTCGACGGCCGCGACGTCAGCGCCGCCCCGGGGCCCGTGACGACGAAGGCGATGCGCGTCTTCGAGGAGCGCGCGGCGGCCGACCCCGACCCGAGGTCCCTGTAACCGGCCCGGGAGCCGGGGAAAACCTGGTGTCGCAGGGTCGCGGGGCAGGTAGAAACACCTCGATGACCACAACCCTGCGGCCCACGGGGCCGATCCAGTACGACGCCGACGGCGGTGCCTCCCGCGGCTACGACGTCTGCGTCAACGGCCGGCCCGTCGGGACGGTCGAGCTCGCCACGGACACCGGCGGCGGCCGTCCGGTCGGCTCCATGAGGTCGCTGCACATCGACGAGGCCGACCGCAGACGGGGCCGCGGCACCGTCGCGGCCCTCGCCGCGGAGGAAGTGCTGCGCGGCTGGGACTGCACCGAGGTCCGTGTGGCCGTCCCGGCCGACGCCGGCCCGGCCCTGCGCCTGGTCACGGCGCTCGGCTACACCGAACGCGGCCGCAACATGATCAAGGAGACGTCCCAGCCGCTGCCGGCGCTTCCCGAAGGCGTCGAGAGCCGCCCGATGGACGAGGACGAGTTCGGCCGCTGGCTGTCGCACGCCGTACGCCACTTCGCCCAGGACTGGGTCGCGCGCGGGGTGCCGGAGGACGAAGCACTCGCCCGCTCCGAGGCCGTCCACGCCCGCCTGCTCCCCGAGGGCCGCGCGACCCCCGGCGTCCACGTCCACAACCTGCTCGCCGAGGGCACCGCCGTGGGGCACGTCTGGGTCTCGGAGTGCGAGGTGCGCCCCGGCGAGGACGGTGCGTACGTCTTCGACGTCGAGGTGGCGGAGGCCTTCCGGGGCAGGGGCCACGGAAGGGCCCTGATGCTGCTCGCGGAGCGGATCGCGGGCGAGGCCGGCCGGCCGCTGATCGCCCTGCACGTCTTCGAGGGCAATCGTCCCGCGCTCGCGCTCTACGAGTCCCTCGGCTACCGCACCACCCACCGCAACTTCGTCAAGCGGCTCCTGTGACGGGGCCCGGCCGGGTCACTCCCCGGCCAGGAGCCGGTCGGCGATCTCCTCGATACGCGCCCGCAGCCCTTCCTGGCTCTTGCCGCCGTCGAGCCGCTCGCCGCCGATGACGTACGTGGGCGTACCGGTCACGTCGATCGCCTTGCCTTCGGCCTGGTCGGCGTCGACGATCAGGATGTGCCGGCCGTCGATCAGCGCGGTGTCGAACTCCTCCTCGTCCAGGCCCAGTTCGCCGGCGACTTCCAGGAGGAACGGCTCACCCTTGGCCGCCAGCTCCTCGGCGCGCGCCAGCACGGCCTCC
Coding sequences within it:
- a CDS encoding chorismate-binding protein; this encodes MHDLAPLARFGPLVATDLRDVTSDPAALDSTGFWAVAADFEGGLTCARFGDVRSEPVPEPVPGRWRGPAAEEWTSSLDRAAYTAGVRRIREHIAAGEVYQANLCRVLSAPLPDPAAADVDELTALLARGNPAPYAGTIRLPAHGVAIATASPELYLSRDGGTVESGPIKGTGRTADDLLEKDHAENVMIVDLVRNDLGRVCTTGSVTVPALCAVEPHPGLVHLVSTVRGELAPGAGWGELLAATFPPGSVTGAPKSSALKIIDALETAPRGPYCGGVGWVDADRRTAQLAVGIRTFWIDREANVLRFGTGAGITWGSDPEREWAETELKASRLLAVASGAYAAIGRTAR
- a CDS encoding aminodeoxychorismate lyase; amino-acid sequence: MKVWVNGALSEIEDARVSVLDHGMTVGDGVFETVKAVHGQPFALTRHLERLARSADGLGLPEPDLDEVRHACAAVLTANPMALGRLRITYTGGLSPLGSDRGTDGPTLVVALGSTTRRPDTTSVITVPWTRNERGALTGLKTTSYAENVIALARAHQQGASEALFANTVGRLCEGTGSNVFVVLDGELHTPPVSSGCLAGITRALTVEWTGAKETDLPMDVLDSAEEIFLTSTLRDVQSVARVDGRDVSAAPGPVTTKAMRVFEERAAADPDPRSL
- a CDS encoding GNAT family N-acetyltransferase: MTTTLRPTGPIQYDADGGASRGYDVCVNGRPVGTVELATDTGGGRPVGSMRSLHIDEADRRRGRGTVAALAAEEVLRGWDCTEVRVAVPADAGPALRLVTALGYTERGRNMIKETSQPLPALPEGVESRPMDEDEFGRWLSHAVRHFAQDWVARGVPEDEALARSEAVHARLLPEGRATPGVHVHNLLAEGTAVGHVWVSECEVRPGEDGAYVFDVEVAEAFRGRGHGRALMLLAERIAGEAGRPLIALHVFEGNRPALALYESLGYRTTHRNFVKRLL
- a CDS encoding DsbA family protein, which gives rise to MSDSPTGSPAVLDVWCELQCTDCRTALEDLRALRDRYGDRLELRLRHFPLDKHKHAFAAAQAAEEAAAQGKAWPYAEAVLARAEELAAKGEPFLLEVAGELGLDEEEFDTALIDGRHILIVDADQAEGKAIDVTGTPTYVIGGERLDGGKSQEGLRARIEEIADRLLAGE